The proteins below are encoded in one region of Canis lupus dingo isolate Sandy chromosome 30, ASM325472v2, whole genome shotgun sequence:
- the LOC125754073 gene encoding translation initiation factor IF-2-like isoform X2, whose amino-acid sequence MHSGVQALPRPCPRRHPGRLLQDQEDQAQEQALQPGPRSLPRAPRTRPKPRRPRTVPGTPRTPRPHATGFREAPRAAGPAGVPLLGPPGRPAPSCQLSRPAERPRRSPPLRLPPGALQRRAGSSCGSQPPPITSCCPPSRDSCGSPRAPRSSPGGRQHQAQAPAGCRALPGRRRPRNLGCGRGPRTHCPGAWGTRGTAAVLSFLRAPQASGSPVRRPHPCAHLSLCLLRTPGRTRLLIQFLFYDDADEGEVE is encoded by the exons ATGCACAGCGGCGTCCAGGCCCTCCCCCGTCCCTGCCCGAGGCGTCACCCTGGAAGGCTCTTGCAGGACCAAGAGGACCAAGCCCAGGAGCAGGCGCTGCAGCCTGGGCCTCGCTCGCTGCCCCGGGCTCCGCGCACACGGCCCAAGCCTCGGCGTCCGCGCACCGTGCCTGGCACCCCACGAACGCCCCGGCCTCACGCAACTGGCTTCAGGGAGGCTCCCAGGGCTGCAGGCCCGGCAGGTGTGCCGCTCCTGGGCCCGCCTGGACGCCCAGCGCCGAGCTGCCAGCTGAGCCGCCCCGCCGAGCGCCCGCGCAGAAGCCCTCCCCTGCGCCTGCCTCCTGGCGCCCTGCAGCGCCGCGCTGGCAGCTCCTGTGGATCCCAGCCCCCCCCCATTACGTCCTGTTGCCCCCCCAGCCGAGACTCCTGTgggagcccccgagccccccgcagTTCCCCGGGAGGCCGGCAGCACCAAGCGCAGGCCCCTGCAGGGTGTCGGGCTCTCCCAGGCAGGCGCCGGCCGCGCAACCTGGGCTGTGGAAGGGGCCCGCGCACCCActgccccggggcctggggaACCAGGGGCACAGCTGCTGTCCTCTCGTTCCTCCGGGCCCCACAGGCCAGCGGGTCACCCGTGCGGCGCCCCCACCCCTGCGCACACCTGTCCTTGTGCCTGCTGCGGACCCCTGGCCGGACGAGGCTCCTGATCCAGTTTCTCTTTT ACGATGACGCGGATGAAGGAGAGGTGGAATAG
- the LOC125754073 gene encoding translation initiation factor IF-2-like isoform X1 codes for MHSGVQALPRPCPRRHPGRLLQDQEDQAQEQALQPGPRSLPRAPRTRPKPRRPRTVPGTPRTPRPHATGFREAPRAAGPAGVPLLGPPGRPAPSCQLSRPAERPRRSPPLRLPPGALQRRAGSSCGSQPPPITSCCPPSRDSCGSPRAPRSSPGGRQHQAQAPAGCRALPGRRRPRNLGCGRGPRTHCPGAWGTRGTAAVLSFLRAPQASGSPVRRPHPCAHLSLCLLRTPGRTRLLIQFLFSRSAGDSNTKAGDSLMCKDATEPHSHRPWRDRHSQDRDHRPCSGDSSLVSSPGLQMVTRMSGARVGLAQAGTAASPGTR; via the exons ATGCACAGCGGCGTCCAGGCCCTCCCCCGTCCCTGCCCGAGGCGTCACCCTGGAAGGCTCTTGCAGGACCAAGAGGACCAAGCCCAGGAGCAGGCGCTGCAGCCTGGGCCTCGCTCGCTGCCCCGGGCTCCGCGCACACGGCCCAAGCCTCGGCGTCCGCGCACCGTGCCTGGCACCCCACGAACGCCCCGGCCTCACGCAACTGGCTTCAGGGAGGCTCCCAGGGCTGCAGGCCCGGCAGGTGTGCCGCTCCTGGGCCCGCCTGGACGCCCAGCGCCGAGCTGCCAGCTGAGCCGCCCCGCCGAGCGCCCGCGCAGAAGCCCTCCCCTGCGCCTGCCTCCTGGCGCCCTGCAGCGCCGCGCTGGCAGCTCCTGTGGATCCCAGCCCCCCCCCATTACGTCCTGTTGCCCCCCCAGCCGAGACTCCTGTgggagcccccgagccccccgcagTTCCCCGGGAGGCCGGCAGCACCAAGCGCAGGCCCCTGCAGGGTGTCGGGCTCTCCCAGGCAGGCGCCGGCCGCGCAACCTGGGCTGTGGAAGGGGCCCGCGCACCCActgccccggggcctggggaACCAGGGGCACAGCTGCTGTCCTCTCGTTCCTCCGGGCCCCACAGGCCAGCGGGTCACCCGTGCGGCGCCCCCACCCCTGCGCACACCTGTCCTTGTGCCTGCTGCGGACCCCTGGCCGGACGAGGCTCCTGATCCAGTTTCTCTTTT CAAGATCCGCAGGTGATTCAAACACGAAAGCTGGAGATTCGCTGATGTGTAAGGATGCCACGGAGCCCCACTCACACAGGCCATGGCGTGACCGGCACTCCCAGGACCGTGACCACCGGCCCTGCTCAGGCGACTCCTCTTTGGTGTCCTCTCCTGGCCTCCAAATGGTGACAAGGATGTCTGGTGCCCGAGTGGGCCTGGCTCAGGCTGGCACGGCCGCGTCTCCTGGCAC ACGATGA